The DNA region AGGTTCACATCCCCTCCATCAAATCCTATGGGGTCTTCACTTATGAACCTCCCCACCTGGGGATCGTAGTATCGTGCTCTCATGTAGTAGAACCCGTTGGGTTCCGTCATGACGCCGTATTGCCCTACGAAGGTGAAGGGCTGGGGGATGGTCTCCGATTGATTAATGATGTTCCCGAAGGGATCGTAGCGGTACTGGTTGATTACTGCCNNNNNNNNNNNNNNNNNNNNNNNNNNNNNNNNNNNNNNNNNNNNNNNNNNNNNNNNNNNNNNNNNNNNNNNNNNNNNNNNNNNNNNNNNNNNNNNNNNNNTGGGCAGCATCGGTCATAGCGATAGTGGAGCCCGTTCCGTTGAAATGATAACTGTAGACCTGATTGGATGGGGTGACCATGGCGAGGAGGCCCGCCCCGTGGATGTAGTATCTGGTAATCTCGTTATCCCCATCGGCCTCTGCCATGAGGTTGCCGGATAAGCATCCATGTTCTATTTGCTCGCCATCGGAGTATGTTAACATTTCAGTAACATGTTTTTCCCTTTTCATATTAATTGTCTACTCAAGGTTCTTGCCGCACTGAGTGCACCTTTTGGGTATCCAGGCAGTCCAAATCCAGACCGTTGTACCGAATATAGTAAAAGGGTTATACAAAGCCCTCTTACCACATTGTGGACACTTCAAAGAAATAGTGTAGAGTCCAATAATGAGCATCAGAAAGAGCAATGGGATAATGAAATGATTCGATACGTAAACAATTCCAAGTCCTAATGCCAATCCGTTTACGAACCACAGAAAAAGTGCGATATGAAATTTTGTTCTAAGTGTATAGTTTGGCCTCACTTGCTATAACCTCGAGATTGTGCAGATGTAGAAGTTGGAGAAAAAATGTCTCTGGCCGTAATGTGCCCAGTGTATGGAAAAGAAACGGAAACGCCCGCGGGGGTGGCTGCTGGTCCGATACCTACTGTCCCTCCCATGATGGTTCCCGTTTTAGGATCAACAAAAACAGTTAGGCTCAAAGGGCCAATGGTCAGATTGAAATTAGATGTCAGGCCTCTAACATTTTCTATGCCACCCCGTACGATGCCTATAAATGCATCTGCCGATACATTGATGCCTCCAGCCACCCCAGCCGATCCAAGGACGCCTACATCAGCTTTTTGGCCGAAGAGACCAGGATTTACAACAATACCTCCGCTTATGTCAAAACCCGTGGGGGCAGTAACGCTTGCTCCACCACCAAACAAGATATTGAAGAGACCCTTCGGATCAACTCGGTTCACCGGATTATTCCCCGCATACCCA from Syntrophorhabdaceae bacterium includes:
- a CDS encoding RHS repeat-associated core domain-containing protein, whose translation is AVINQYRYDPFGNIINQSETIPQPFTFVGQYGVMTEPNGFYYMRARYYDPQVGRFISEDPIGFDGGDVNL